The genomic region GCGCGCCCTATCTCGACTTTTTTTCCATGTATGCGTCCATGGCGGTGGGCTTCAACCATCCCCGCCTGCTGCAGGCAAAAGAGGAACTGGGGCAGCTGGCGATCACCAAGCCATCCAACTCCGATGTCTATACCCCGGCTATGGCGGAATTCGTCGAGACCTTTGCCCGCATCGCCATGCCCGTCGAGCTCCCCCATGCCTTTTTCATCGACGGCGGCGCCCTGGCGGTGGAAAACGCCCTCAAGACCGCCTTCGACTGGAAGGTGCGGAAAAACTTCGGCAAGGGCCGCGGACGTGAAACCGGCAGCCAGGTCATTCATTTCCGTCAAGCCTTTCACGGCCGCAGCGGCTACACTCTCTCCCTGACCAACACTGCCGATCCGCGCAAGACCGACTTCTTCCCGAAATTCTCCTGGCCGCGCATCGTCAACCCCAGGATCGCCTTTCCCCTCGATGAGCAGAATCTGGCCGCGGTGCGGGCCCTTGAGGAAGAGGCCCTGGCGGAGATCGGCCGGGCGATCGAGCGCCACGGGGACGATATTGCGGCCCTGATCATCGAGCCGATCCAGGGGGAGGGGGGGGACAACCATTTCCGCGCCGAGTTTCTCCAGGCCCTGCGCCGCCTCTGCGACGCCCACGAGATCATGCTGATCTTCGACGAGGTGCAGACGGGCGCCGGGCTAACCGGCCGCTTCTGGGCCTGCGAGCACTTCCAGGTGTGGCCCGACATCCTGGTCTTCGGCAAGAAGACCCAGGTCTGCGGCATTCTTGCCTCGCGGCGCGTGGAAGAGGTGAGCTGCCACGTCTTTCAGGAGCGCAGCCGTCTCAACTCGACCTTCGGCGGCAATCTCGTCGACATGGTGCGCTGCCGCCATATCCTGCGCATCATCGAAGAGGAGCAACTGGTCGAAAACGCCCGCCGGCAAGGGGAGCGGCTTCTTGCGGGGCTGTGCCGGCTGGCGGCGGAATTTCCAGCGATTGTTACCAGCCCCCGCGGCCGTGGCCTGATGTGCGCCTTTGATGCGCCCGATGGGCACATCCGCGACCAGTTGGTGAAGGCTCTTTTTCTGGAGAAGGTGCTGGTGGTGGGCTGTGGCGAACGCGGCATCCGCTTCCGGCCGCAGCTGGTCGTGAGTCCCGGCGAG from Desulfuromonadales bacterium harbors:
- the lat gene encoding L-lysine 6-transaminase; protein product: MIQPLDVKKVLSRYLLTEGFDIILDVERSRGSWFVDQRDGAPYLDFFSMYASMAVGFNHPRLLQAKEELGQLAITKPSNSDVYTPAMAEFVETFARIAMPVELPHAFFIDGGALAVENALKTAFDWKVRKNFGKGRGRETGSQVIHFRQAFHGRSGYTLSLTNTADPRKTDFFPKFSWPRIVNPRIAFPLDEQNLAAVRALEEEALAEIGRAIERHGDDIAALIIEPIQGEGGDNHFRAEFLQALRRLCDAHEIMLIFDEVQTGAGLTGRFWACEHFQVWPDILVFGKKTQVCGILASRRVEEVSCHVFQERSRLNSTFGGNLVDMVRCRHILRIIEEEQLVENARRQGERLLAGLCRLAAEFPAIVTSPRGRGLMCAFDAPDGHIRDQLVKALFLEKVLVVGCGERGIRFRPQLVVSPGEIDQGLAILRAILQKGAYPRLEIQRDPCLGKGV